A single Fusobacterium hominis DNA region contains:
- the ilvA gene encoding threonine ammonia-lyase has protein sequence MVTLETINKARENIRDSIKKTPLVECPTLEKQIGGQVFFKLENLQKTGSFKIRGALNRIANLTEEEKKRGVIASSAGNHAQGIALGATAQGIKSTIVMPETAPIAKVTATKNYGAEVVLHGQVYDDAYAKAKEIEKETGAVFLHPFDDEYVISGQGTIGIEILEDEPDIDVVLVPIGGGGILAGIATAVKSLKPNIKVIGVEAANAPSMTEALKRGECCDICGCGTTIADGIAVRKVGCKTLELAKKYVDEVVTVTEQEIADAILFLMEKSKVVAEGAGAAPLAAILAGKVDCKGKKVCAVVSGGNIDVNLIERVLNRALIHNGRRYEFKVDLNDKIGEAEKVLRILSANRANVLYLTQSVYRARLGIAMQELTIVIECSDMDHRNEVIRNMKAAGYSIYE, from the coding sequence ATGGTAACGTTGGAAACAATTAACAAAGCAAGGGAAAATATTCGGGATTCTATTAAGAAGACACCTCTGGTTGAGTGTCCTACACTTGAAAAACAAATTGGTGGACAAGTATTCTTTAAGCTTGAAAATTTACAAAAAACAGGATCTTTTAAGATAAGAGGAGCATTAAATAGAATAGCTAATCTTACTGAAGAAGAGAAAAAAAGAGGAGTAATTGCCTCTTCAGCAGGAAATCATGCTCAAGGAATAGCTCTTGGAGCAACAGCTCAAGGGATAAAATCAACAATAGTTATGCCAGAAACTGCACCAATAGCTAAAGTTACAGCAACAAAAAATTATGGGGCAGAAGTTGTATTACATGGTCAAGTATATGATGATGCTTATGCAAAAGCTAAAGAAATTGAAAAAGAAACAGGAGCAGTATTTTTACATCCTTTTGATGACGAGTACGTTATCTCTGGACAAGGAACAATAGGAATAGAAATATTAGAAGATGAACCTGATATTGATGTTGTTCTTGTGCCAATAGGTGGCGGAGGAATACTAGCTGGAATTGCAACAGCAGTTAAATCTCTAAAACCTAATATAAAAGTAATTGGAGTAGAAGCAGCAAATGCTCCATCAATGACAGAGGCATTAAAAAGAGGCGAATGTTGTGATATATGTGGTTGTGGAACTACAATAGCTGATGGAATAGCTGTTAGAAAAGTAGGTTGTAAAACACTTGAACTAGCTAAGAAATATGTTGATGAAGTTGTTACAGTGACAGAACAAGAAATTGCTGATGCTATATTATTTTTAATGGAAAAATCAAAAGTAGTAGCGGAAGGGGCTGGAGCTGCTCCACTTGCAGCAATATTAGCTGGAAAAGTGGATTGTAAAGGCAAAAAAGTCTGTGCTGTTGTTTCAGGTGGAAACATAGATGTAAATTTAATAGAAAGAGTTTTAAATAGAGCTCTTATCCATAATGGAAGAAGATATGAATTTAAAGTAGATTTAAATGATAAAATAGGAGAAGCAGAAAAAGTATTACGTATTTTAAGTGCAAATAGAGCAAATGTTTTATATTTAACTCAAAGCGTATATAGAGCAAGATTAGGTATAGCAATGCAAGAATTAACTATAGTAATAGAATGTAGTGATATGGATCATAGAAACGAAGTAATTCGTAATATGAAAGCGGCAGGTTATAGTATTTATGAGTAA
- the aspS gene encoding aspartate--tRNA ligase → MIYRTHNLGELRKENIGQTVTLSGWVDTTRDFGGLTFVDLRDREGKTQVVFDVDVAPKEVIETAQKLKNETVIRVVGKVKERSSKNLNIPTGEIEVFAAELTVLNNCDVLPFQITGTEDNLNENIRLKYRYLDIRRPKMLNNLRMRHKMIMAIRNYMDEQGFIDVDTPLLNKSTPEGARDFLVPCRINPGTFYALPQSPQLFKQLLMIGGVEKYFQIAKCFRDEDLRADRQFEFTQLDVEMSFVEMEDVMNTIEGLAKSVFTTITGEKVDYKFPIMPYAEAMSRFGSDKPDVRFGVELKDLTDIARNCGFKAFKSVVEAGGIVKAIVVPNAFEKFSRKVLGEYEEYAKRYFGAKGMAYIKIAEDGTITSPIAKFFSEDEMKEIIAKTEANNGDVVLIIADKAKVVYGALGGMRLRIGKELNLINNDEFKFLWVVDFPMFTYDEDEQRYKAEHHPFTSIKAEDMDAFLGGQTENIRTNTYDMVLNGFEIGGGSIRIFNPEIQTKVFDRLGLSYEEAREKFGFFVDAFKYGAPPHGGLAFGIDRWLMVMLKENSIREVIPFPKTNKGQCLMSEAPNFVDKEQLDELYLKTTYEEDKKTEEN, encoded by the coding sequence ATGATTTACAGGACACATAACCTTGGTGAACTAAGAAAAGAAAATATAGGTCAAACAGTTACACTTTCAGGTTGGGTTGATACAACAAGAGACTTTGGAGGACTTACATTTGTTGACTTAAGAGATAGAGAAGGTAAAACACAAGTTGTATTTGATGTTGATGTAGCTCCAAAAGAAGTTATAGAGACAGCTCAAAAGTTAAAAAATGAAACTGTAATAAGAGTAGTTGGAAAAGTAAAAGAAAGATCAAGTAAAAATTTAAATATTCCAACAGGAGAAATAGAAGTTTTTGCTGCTGAATTGACAGTTTTAAATAATTGTGATGTATTACCATTTCAAATAACAGGAACAGAAGATAATCTTAATGAAAATATTAGATTAAAATACAGATATCTTGATATAAGAAGACCTAAGATGTTAAATAATCTTAGAATGAGACATAAAATGATTATGGCTATTAGAAACTACATGGATGAACAAGGATTTATAGATGTGGATACTCCATTATTAAATAAATCAACTCCAGAAGGAGCAAGAGACTTTTTAGTTCCTTGTAGAATAAATCCAGGAACGTTTTATGCACTACCACAATCACCTCAATTATTTAAACAATTACTTATGATAGGTGGAGTGGAAAAATATTTCCAAATAGCAAAATGTTTTAGAGATGAAGATTTAAGAGCAGATAGACAATTTGAATTTACACAGCTAGATGTGGAAATGTCATTTGTTGAGATGGAAGATGTTATGAATACTATAGAAGGTCTTGCAAAGAGTGTATTTACAACTATAACTGGTGAAAAAGTAGACTATAAATTCCCAATTATGCCTTATGCAGAAGCAATGTCAAGATTTGGTTCTGACAAACCAGATGTAAGATTTGGAGTAGAACTAAAAGATTTAACAGATATAGCAAGAAATTGTGGATTTAAAGCTTTTAAATCAGTTGTAGAAGCAGGAGGAATAGTTAAGGCTATAGTTGTTCCAAATGCTTTTGAAAAATTCTCTAGAAAGGTTTTAGGAGAATATGAAGAGTATGCAAAGAGATATTTTGGTGCTAAAGGAATGGCATATATCAAAATAGCAGAAGATGGAACTATAACTTCACCAATTGCTAAATTCTTTTCCGAAGATGAAATGAAAGAAATTATTGCTAAAACAGAAGCAAATAATGGAGATGTAGTATTAATTATTGCTGATAAAGCAAAAGTTGTATACGGTGCATTAGGTGGAATGAGACTTAGAATAGGAAAAGAATTAAATCTTATAAATAATGATGAGTTTAAATTCTTATGGGTAGTTGATTTCCCTATGTTTACTTATGATGAAGATGAACAAAGATACAAAGCTGAACACCACCCATTTACTTCAATAAAAGCTGAAGATATGGACGCTTTCCTTGGAGGACAAACTGAAAATATAAGAACTAACACATATGATATGGTTTTAAATGGATTTGAAATTGGTGGAGGTTCTATAAGAATATTCAATCCTGAAATACAAACAAAAGTATTTGATAGACTTGGACTTTCTTATGAAGAAGCAAGAGAAAAATTTGGTTTCTTTGTAGATGCATTTAAATATGGAGCACCACCTCATGGAGGGCTAGCATTCGGAATTGACAGATGGCTTATGGTAATGTTGAAGGAAAATTCAATAAGAGAAGTTATCCCATTCCCAAAAACAAATAAAGGACAATGTTTAATGTCGGAAGCACCTAATTTTGTTGACAAAGAACAATTAGATGAACTATATTTAAAAACAACTTACGAAGAAGACAAAAAAACTGAAGAAAATTAA
- the hisS gene encoding histidine--tRNA ligase, which yields MKLIKAARGTKDIWGEDAVKYSYISKVAQEIFESYGYTYIKTPIFEETDLFKRGIGEGTDVVEKEMYTFLDRGGRSLTLRPENTASIVRAYLENSMYGKEDVTKVYYNGSMFRYERPQAGRQREFNQIGVEVLGEASPILDAEVIAMSYSLLEKLGIEDLEVHINSVGTNASRSKYREKLLNFLNPLKEELCEDCRMRMEKNPLRVLDCKVDRCKELTANAPSIIDSLSDDERNHYETLKKYLTIFGVKFVEDPKLVRGLDYYSSTVYEIVTNKLGAQGTVLGGGRYDNLLKQLGDKDIPAVGFAAGVERMMLLLENYPKNNPDVYVAWLGDNVQETALKVTNILRSNKIKTHVDFNSKGMKSHMKKAGKLDVNYCIIIGEEEMAKDVVILKDFNARTQEEMTLEKAIEKINNVK from the coding sequence TTGAAGTTAATTAAAGCGGCAAGAGGAACAAAAGATATCTGGGGAGAAGATGCAGTTAAATACAGCTATATTTCAAAAGTGGCTCAGGAAATATTTGAAAGCTACGGATATACATACATAAAAACTCCTATTTTTGAAGAAACAGATCTTTTTAAAAGAGGAATTGGTGAAGGAACAGATGTAGTTGAAAAAGAAATGTATACTTTCTTAGATAGAGGTGGAAGAAGTCTTACTTTAAGACCTGAAAATACAGCATCTATAGTAAGAGCTTACCTTGAAAATAGTATGTATGGCAAAGAAGATGTTACAAAAGTTTATTATAATGGGTCTATGTTTAGATATGAAAGACCACAAGCAGGAAGACAAAGAGAATTTAATCAAATAGGTGTTGAAGTTTTAGGAGAAGCTTCTCCAATACTTGATGCTGAAGTAATTGCTATGAGCTATTCTCTTTTAGAAAAATTAGGAATAGAAGATCTAGAAGTACATATAAATTCTGTTGGAACAAATGCAAGTCGTTCAAAATATAGAGAAAAATTATTAAACTTTTTAAATCCATTAAAAGAAGAATTATGTGAAGATTGTAGAATGAGAATGGAAAAAAATCCATTGAGAGTTTTAGATTGTAAAGTAGATAGATGTAAAGAGCTAACAGCAAATGCACCTAGTATAATAGATTCTCTTTCTGATGATGAAAGAAATCACTATGAAACATTAAAAAAATATTTAACAATTTTTGGAGTAAAATTTGTGGAAGATCCAAAACTTGTTAGAGGACTTGATTATTATTCAAGTACTGTATATGAAATAGTTACAAATAAATTAGGAGCACAAGGAACTGTTTTAGGTGGTGGAAGATATGATAATCTTTTAAAACAACTTGGAGACAAGGATATTCCAGCAGTTGGATTTGCAGCTGGAGTAGAAAGAATGATGCTTCTTTTAGAAAATTATCCTAAAAATAATCCAGATGTATATGTAGCTTGGCTTGGAGATAATGTGCAGGAAACAGCCTTAAAAGTAACTAATATATTGAGATCAAATAAAATTAAAACTCATGTTGATTTTAATTCTAAAGGAATGAAATCACATATGAAAAAAGCTGGAAAGTTAGATGTCAATTATTGTATTATAATTGGAGAGGAAGAAATGGCAAAAGATGTTGTCATTTTAAAAGATTTTAATGCAAGAACACAAGAAGAAATGACTCTAGAAAAAGCAATTGAGAAAATAAATAATGTAAAATAA
- the secG gene encoding preprotein translocase subunit SecG, producing the protein METLFTVLLFIFAITLIVLVLIQPDRSHGTSASMGLGASNTVFGISKDGGPLAKATEVVATLFILSALLLYLVK; encoded by the coding sequence ATGGAAACTTTATTTACAGTTCTGCTTTTTATTTTTGCGATTACCTTGATAGTGTTAGTACTTATACAACCTGACAGAAGCCATGGGACATCTGCAAGTATGGGATTAGGAGCGTCAAATACTGTATTTGGAATATCAAAAGATGGAGGGCCTTTAGCAAAAGCCACTGAGGTTGTAGCAACATTATTTATTCTTAGTGCACTTTTATTATATTTAGTAAAATAA
- a CDS encoding tripartite tricarboxylate transporter TctB family protein produces MGKYDKILTLGLLILDAIYYALIKGLPAKAGRYPMFVCLLLLVLTIILAIETFLNKKPYDKKLFEGFKPSQFFFIVVVSAIYILLIDWIGFFITTLVYLIVTMVGLKAKLLYSILTSICFCVLIYLVFVIFLKVPVPSGFLI; encoded by the coding sequence ATGGGAAAATACGATAAAATTTTAACACTAGGACTCTTAATTTTAGATGCTATCTATTACGCTTTAATCAAAGGACTACCTGCAAAAGCAGGTAGATATCCTATGTTTGTTTGCCTATTGCTTTTAGTACTAACTATCATACTAGCAATAGAAACATTTTTAAATAAAAAACCTTATGATAAAAAATTATTTGAAGGTTTTAAACCATCGCAATTTTTCTTTATTGTTGTTGTATCAGCAATCTATATCTTATTAATTGATTGGATAGGATTCTTTATCACAACACTTGTATATCTTATTGTAACTATGGTAGGACTTAAAGCAAAACTTTTATATAGTATATTAACAAGCATTTGTTTTTGTGTATTAATATATTTAGTCTTTGTAATATTCTTAAAAGTTCCTGTACCTAGTGGATTTTTAATATAG
- a CDS encoding tripartite tricarboxylate transporter permease, whose amino-acid sequence MSDVLFGFLTAVSPINLIAACVSVGIGITIGALPGLSAAMGVALLIPITFGMPASTGLIVLAGVYCGAIFGGSISAILIRTPGTPAAAATAIDGYELTLKGKAGKALGTAVIASFIGGILSSISLYLFAPTLATLALKFGPSEYFWLSIFGLTIIAGASTKSITKGLISGALGLMISTIGMDPMLGNPRFTFGIPSLLSGVPFTASLIGLFSMSQVLMLAEKKIKESGKLIEFDDTVLLSKKEIKQILPTALRSTVIGNIIGILPGAGASIASFLGYNEAKRFSKHKEEFGHGSIEGIAGAEAANNAVTGGSLIPTFTLGIPGESVTAVLLGGLLIQGLQPGPDLFTIHGKITYTFFAGFIVVNIFMLILGLTGSKLFAKISRVPDNYLIPLIFSLSVIGSYAIHNQMADVMIMFVFGIIGYVINKFELNSASIVLALILGPIGESGLRRAIILNHGNMDILFHSTVSKVLIILTILSLFSPIVMNKLQNKNK is encoded by the coding sequence ATGTCAGATGTATTATTCGGATTTTTAACTGCTGTATCACCAATAAACTTAATTGCCGCTTGTGTAAGTGTTGGTATTGGAATTACAATTGGAGCTTTACCAGGTCTTTCAGCTGCTATGGGAGTTGCTCTTTTAATTCCTATTACATTTGGAATGCCAGCATCAACTGGTTTAATTGTTTTAGCTGGAGTATATTGTGGTGCAATATTTGGAGGATCTATTTCCGCTATATTAATTCGTACACCTGGAACACCTGCTGCTGCTGCTACTGCAATAGATGGATATGAACTAACATTAAAAGGAAAAGCCGGTAAAGCATTAGGAACTGCAGTTATTGCATCTTTTATAGGTGGAATACTAAGTTCTATATCATTATATCTTTTTGCTCCAACATTAGCTACTTTAGCTCTTAAATTTGGACCATCAGAATATTTCTGGTTATCTATATTTGGACTAACTATTATAGCAGGAGCTAGTACTAAATCAATTACAAAAGGTCTAATTTCTGGGGCATTAGGACTTATGATTTCTACTATTGGAATGGACCCAATGTTAGGAAATCCAAGATTTACTTTTGGAATTCCAAGCCTTTTATCTGGAGTTCCTTTTACAGCTTCACTTATAGGTTTATTTTCAATGTCACAAGTTCTTATGCTTGCAGAAAAGAAAATTAAAGAATCTGGTAAATTAATAGAATTTGATGATACTGTTTTACTAAGTAAAAAAGAAATCAAACAAATATTACCTACTGCTTTGAGATCTACTGTTATAGGAAATATTATTGGAATTCTCCCTGGAGCAGGAGCTAGTATTGCATCTTTTTTAGGATACAATGAGGCTAAAAGATTTTCAAAACATAAAGAAGAATTTGGACATGGAAGTATAGAAGGAATTGCTGGTGCTGAAGCTGCTAACAATGCTGTTACTGGTGGTTCTTTAATTCCTACATTTACTCTTGGTATTCCTGGAGAAAGTGTTACTGCTGTATTACTAGGTGGTCTTTTAATTCAAGGACTTCAACCAGGACCTGATCTATTTACTATACACGGAAAAATAACTTATACTTTCTTTGCTGGATTTATAGTAGTTAATATATTTATGTTAATATTAGGACTTACTGGATCAAAATTATTTGCAAAAATCTCTAGAGTTCCAGATAATTATTTAATTCCACTTATATTTTCTCTAAGTGTAATTGGATCTTACGCTATACACAATCAAATGGCAGATGTTATGATTATGTTTGTCTTTGGAATTATTGGATATGTTATAAATAAATTTGAACTTAACTCTGCGTCTATAGTGCTTGCTCTTATTTTAGGACCTATAGGAGAATCTGGTTTAAGAAGAGCCATTATTTTAAACCATGGAAATATGGATATACTATTCCATAGTACAGTTTCAAAAGTTCTTATTATTTTGACTATATTATCATTATTTTCACCAATAGTTATGAATAAACTCCAAAATAAAAATAAATAA
- a CDS encoding replication-associated recombination protein A, which yields MNSLFKNNFEEVKPLAVRLRPTTFEEFIGQEKLLGKHGILKKLIENQSLSNCIFYGPPGCGKTTLGEIISKNINSNFETLNATTATLEDLRAVVERAKQNIEFYGKKTILFLDEIHRFNKKQQDALLSYCENGVVILIGATTENPYYTLNNALLSRVMIFEFKSLSREDIHLILQNAVKKIGIKELPYEILECIKDISQGDSRIALNYLELYQNSCMTLDDNDILQIFRERKASYHKNEDKYNLISAMIKSIRGSDPNSAIYWLGRLLSGGEDPRYIARRIVISASEDIGMANPEAMLIANSAMEASEKIGMPEIRIILAQAVIYLAISTKSNSSYVAINKALEDIEKGDLETVPLHISNSAVGYKYPHDYQDNFIKQKYSAIKREYYIPGDNRNERMISEKLKKLWGMK from the coding sequence ATGAACAGTTTATTTAAAAATAATTTTGAAGAAGTAAAGCCCTTAGCCGTAAGACTAAGACCTACTACTTTTGAGGAATTTATAGGTCAAGAAAAACTTTTGGGAAAACATGGTATTTTGAAAAAATTAATCGAAAATCAAAGTCTTTCAAACTGTATTTTTTATGGTCCACCAGGTTGTGGAAAAACAACATTAGGTGAAATCATTTCAAAAAATATAAATAGTAATTTTGAAACTTTAAATGCAACTACAGCAACATTAGAAGATTTAAGAGCTGTAGTTGAAAGAGCAAAACAAAATATTGAGTTTTATGGAAAAAAGACAATTTTATTTCTCGATGAAATACATAGATTTAATAAAAAACAACAAGATGCCCTGCTTTCATATTGTGAAAATGGTGTTGTAATTTTAATAGGAGCTACTACAGAAAATCCCTATTACACTCTTAATAATGCCTTGTTATCAAGAGTTATGATATTTGAATTTAAATCGTTGAGTAGAGAGGATATTCATTTAATACTACAAAATGCAGTAAAAAAAATAGGGATTAAAGAATTACCTTATGAAATCCTTGAATGTATAAAAGATATATCTCAAGGAGATAGCAGAATTGCATTAAATTATTTAGAATTATATCAGAATAGCTGCATGACTCTTGACGATAACGATATTCTTCAAATTTTTAGAGAAAGAAAGGCATCTTATCATAAAAATGAAGATAAATATAATTTGATATCAGCTATGATAAAAAGTATAAGAGGTAGTGATCCTAATTCAGCTATTTATTGGTTAGGAAGACTTTTATCTGGTGGAGAAGATCCAAGATATATAGCTAGAAGAATTGTTATATCTGCAAGCGAAGATATAGGAATGGCAAATCCAGAAGCAATGCTTATTGCAAATAGTGCAATGGAAGCAAGCGAGAAAATAGGTATGCCTGAAATTAGAATAATTCTTGCTCAAGCAGTTATTTATCTTGCTATTTCAACAAAAAGTAACTCTTCTTATGTTGCAATAAATAAAGCTTTAGAAGATATTGAAAAAGGCGACCTTGAAACTGTACCACTACATATATCAAATAGTGCAGTAGGATATAAATATCCACATGATTATCAAGATAATTTTATTAAACAAAAATATTCAGCTATAAAGCGGGAATATTATATTCCTGGGGACAATAGAAATGAAAGAATGATAAGTGAGAAACTAAAAAAATTATGGGGTATGAAATAA
- a CDS encoding dicarboxylate/amino acid:cation symporter: MRKLGLLPKLILGIVLGILVGMSGFEFLIRALGTFNNIFGNFLGFVIPLIIIGFVAAGIADLGKAAGKLLVVTVLIAYLSTILAGSLAYFVDSTLFQKLHLENAAEKIMMAEANSRSLAPFFTVDMPPIMGVMTALLMAFTLGIGAAVIDGEILKRAMKEFQAIVEKIIVNIIIPLLPLHICGIFANMTFEGKTAAIMSVFVKVFIIIIALHFVILIFQYAIAGGIAGANPFRLLKTMMSAYLTAVGTQSSAATIPVTLEQTKKNGVSDGVADFVVPLCATIHLSGSTITLTSCSLALMTIYGMPHDFSLMFGFILMLGITMVAAPGVPGGAVMAALGLLGSMLGFSPELQSLMIALYLTQDSFGTACNVTGDGAIAIIVNRIAGFKLGEKKAATANNN; encoded by the coding sequence ATGAGAAAATTAGGATTATTACCCAAGTTAATACTAGGGATTGTATTAGGTATTTTAGTAGGAATGTCAGGTTTTGAGTTTTTAATAAGAGCGTTAGGAACTTTTAATAATATTTTTGGAAATTTCTTAGGATTTGTAATTCCACTTATTATAATAGGATTTGTAGCAGCTGGAATAGCAGATTTAGGAAAAGCAGCAGGAAAATTATTAGTTGTTACAGTATTAATAGCTTATTTATCAACAATTTTAGCAGGAAGCTTGGCATATTTTGTAGATAGTACACTATTTCAAAAATTACATTTAGAAAATGCAGCAGAAAAAATAATGATGGCTGAAGCTAATTCACGTTCTTTAGCACCATTTTTCACTGTAGATATGCCTCCAATTATGGGGGTTATGACAGCTTTATTAATGGCATTTACTCTAGGTATAGGAGCTGCAGTAATAGATGGAGAAATACTAAAAAGAGCAATGAAAGAGTTTCAAGCTATAGTTGAAAAAATAATAGTTAATATTATTATTCCGTTATTACCTTTACATATTTGTGGAATATTTGCAAATATGACATTTGAAGGTAAAACAGCAGCTATAATGTCAGTATTTGTAAAAGTATTTATAATAATAATTGCATTACACTTTGTAATTCTTATATTCCAATATGCAATTGCTGGTGGAATAGCAGGAGCTAATCCTTTTAGACTTTTAAAGACTATGATGTCTGCTTATTTAACAGCAGTAGGAACTCAATCATCAGCTGCAACAATTCCAGTTACATTAGAACAAACTAAGAAAAATGGTGTATCAGATGGAGTTGCAGACTTTGTTGTGCCTTTATGTGCTACTATTCATTTATCAGGAAGTACAATTACTTTAACAAGTTGTTCACTAGCACTTATGACAATTTATGGAATGCCACATGACTTTAGCTTAATGTTTGGATTCATATTAATGCTAGGAATTACAATGGTAGCTGCTCCTGGAGTACCTGGTGGAGCTGTTATGGCAGCACTTGGACTATTAGGATCAATGCTTGGATTCTCTCCAGAATTACAATCTCTAATGATTGCACTATATCTAACTCAAGATAGTTTCGGAACTGCTTGTAACGTAACAGGAGATGGAGCTATAGCAATAATAGTAAATAGAATAGCTGGATTTAAATTAGGAGAAAAGAAAGCAGCTACAGCAAATAATAATTAA
- the argS gene encoding arginine--tRNA ligase, with protein sequence MLIIDKEIFSLFEQTIKNLYGDKELKQIEITIATNEKFGDFQTNFAMMNSKLIGNNPRAIAQAIVNNFVENDVIEKLEIAGPGFINIFLKNDYLGNLLKKSRKEAYDYSFLNRKGDVIIDFSSPNIAKRMHIGHLRSTIIGDAIARVYRFLGYHVVADNHIGDWGTQFGKLIIGYRKWLDKEAYNENPIEELERVYVQFSKESEEHPELEEEARQELKKLQDGDAENFALWKEFIKVSMDEYAKLYGRLDVHFDTFYGESFYHNMMQSVVEELVEKNIAVEDDGAKVVFFPEEDNLFPCIVQKKDGAFLYSTSDIATVKFRKDNYDINKIIYLTDERQQDHFKQFFKITDMLGWNVPKYHIWFGIMRFEDGVFSTRKGNVIRLEQLLDEGKKRAYDIVNEKNPNLSEEEKQNISEVVGVGAIKYADLSQNRQSPIIFEWNKILSFEGNTAPYLQYSYARIQSILRKADEEGKVIDYSKELVIEDKLEKALANHIATFPMAVIKAADTFKPNIIADYLFELAKKFNSFYNNCPILNQDDETLVSRALLAKIAGDTIKDGLSLLGIETLDRM encoded by the coding sequence GTGCTTATAATAGATAAAGAGATATTCAGTTTATTTGAACAAACGATAAAAAATCTATATGGAGACAAAGAATTAAAACAAATAGAAATAACAATTGCCACTAACGAAAAATTTGGAGATTTCCAAACTAACTTTGCAATGATGAATTCTAAATTAATAGGGAATAATCCAAGAGCAATAGCTCAAGCAATAGTAAATAACTTTGTTGAAAATGATGTTATTGAAAAACTAGAAATAGCAGGACCAGGATTTATAAATATATTTTTAAAAAATGATTATTTAGGAAATTTGCTAAAAAAATCAAGAAAAGAGGCATATGATTATTCATTTTTAAATAGAAAAGGAGATGTAATAATAGATTTTTCTTCTCCTAATATAGCGAAAAGAATGCATATAGGACATTTGCGTTCAACAATTATAGGTGATGCAATAGCTAGAGTTTATAGATTTTTAGGATATCATGTAGTAGCAGATAATCATATAGGAGATTGGGGAACACAATTTGGAAAATTGATAATAGGATATAGAAAATGGTTAGATAAAGAAGCCTATAACGAAAATCCTATAGAAGAATTGGAAAGAGTATATGTTCAGTTTAGCAAAGAGTCAGAAGAACACCCAGAACTTGAAGAAGAAGCAAGACAAGAGCTTAAAAAACTTCAAGATGGAGATGCAGAAAATTTTGCTCTTTGGAAGGAATTTATAAAAGTTTCAATGGATGAGTATGCAAAATTATATGGTAGATTAGATGTTCATTTTGATACTTTCTATGGTGAATCATTTTATCACAATATGATGCAAAGTGTAGTAGAAGAATTAGTTGAAAAAAATATTGCAGTAGAAGATGATGGAGCAAAAGTTGTATTTTTCCCAGAAGAAGATAATTTATTCCCATGTATTGTACAAAAGAAAGATGGAGCTTTTTTATATTCAACATCTGATATTGCAACAGTTAAATTTAGAAAAGATAATTATGATATAAATAAAATAATATATTTAACAGACGAAAGACAGCAAGATCACTTCAAACAATTTTTCAAAATAACAGATATGTTAGGATGGAATGTGCCTAAATATCATATTTGGTTTGGAATAATGAGATTTGAAGATGGAGTATTTTCAACTAGAAAAGGAAATGTAATAAGACTTGAACAACTTCTTGATGAAGGAAAGAAAAGAGCTTATGATATTGTAAATGAAAAAAATCCTAATCTTTCAGAGGAAGAAAAGCAAAATATTTCAGAAGTTGTAGGAGTAGGAGCAATAAAATATGCTGATCTATCTCAAAACAGACAAAGTCCTATTATATTTGAATGGAATAAGATTTTAAGTTTTGAAGGAAATACAGCTCCATACTTACAATACTCATATGCAAGAATACAATCAATTTTAAGAAAAGCTGATGAAGAAGGAAAAGTTATTGATTACTCAAAAGAATTAGTTATAGAAGACAAGTTAGAAAAAGCTTTAGCTAATCATATAGCAACTTTCCCTATGGCTGTTATTAAAGCTGCAGATACATTTAAACCAAATATCATTGCAGACTATTTATTTGAATTAGCAAAAAAATTCAATAGTTTCTACAACAATTGTCCAATATTAAATCAAGATGATGAAACTCTTGTATCAAGAGCTTTACTTGCTAAGATTGCTGGAGATACTATTAAAGATGGATTATCTTTATTAGGAATAGAAACATTAGATAGAATGTAG